A genomic window from Vitis riparia cultivar Riparia Gloire de Montpellier isolate 1030 chromosome 18, EGFV_Vit.rip_1.0, whole genome shotgun sequence includes:
- the LOC117905450 gene encoding LRR receptor-like serine/threonine-protein kinase EFR, translating into MNTVEALDANPNKQALVSFKSTVSDPQNALLDWNSSSSHCTWFGVTCTRNRTTVQSLHLPGVGLSGIIPPHLFNLTSLQVLDLSNNSFQGQIPAGLSHCYNLREINLRRNQLVGSLPSQLGHLSRLKFMDVYANNLSGAIPPTFGNLTSLTHLNLGRNNFRDEIPKELGNLHNLVLLRLSENQFSGQIPNSLYNISSLSFLSLTQNHLVGKLPTDMGLALPNLRQLLLAENSFEGLIPSSLNNASEIQFLDLSSNLFQGSIPFLGNMNKLIMLNLGVNNLSSTTELNLQVFDSLTNCTLLESLILNSNKLAGDLPSSVANLSAHLQHFCIESNLFTGKLPRGIDKFQSLISLTMQQNLFTGELPNSIGRLNKLQRIFVHENMFSGEIPNIFGNLTQLYMLTLGYNQFSGRIPVSIGECQQLNTLGLSWNRLNGSIPIEIFSLSGLSKLWLEKNSLQGSLPIEVGSLKQLSLLNVSDNQLSGNITETIGNCLSLQTLSMARNGIMGSIPDKVGKLVALKSLDLSSNNLSGPIPEDLGSLKVLQSLNLSFNDLEGQVPRSGVFMNLSWDSLQGNDMLCGSDQEVAGS; encoded by the coding sequence ATGAACACGGTGGAAGCTCTAGATGCTAACCCCAACAAACAGGCGCTTGTGTCTTTCAAATCTACAGTCTCGGACCCTCAAAATGCTCTCTTAGATTGGAACTCCAGCTCATCTCACTGTACTTGGTTTGGTGTCACTTGCACCAGGAACAGAACCACCGTCCAATCTCTCCACCTGCCTGGAGTTGGCCTCTCTGGTATTATACCTCCACACCTCTTCAACCTCACATCTCTTCAAGTTTTAGATCTTTCTAATAATTCCTTCCAAGGCCAGATCCCTGCTGGGCTCTCCCATTGTTATAATCTCAGAGAGATCAATTTACGGAGGAACCAACTTGTGGGTTCCCTTCCATCTCAATTAGGCCATCTGTCTAGACTGAAATTTATGGATGTGTATGCCAACAATCTTAGTGGTGCAATCCCTCCAACTTTTGGAAATCTCACCTCTCTTACCCATCTAAACCTAGGAAGAAACAATTTTCGTGACGAAATTCCAAAGGAGTTGGGTAATCTCCATAATTTAGTTCTTCTTCGCCTTTCAGAGAACCAATTTTCTGGCCAGATACCTAATTCACTTTATAACAtttcttctttatcttttctGTCACTAACCCAAAATCATCTTGTTGGAAAACTACCAACTGATATGGGTCTTGCTCTCCCTAATCTCAGGCAACTCTTGTTGGCTGAGAACAGCTTTGAAGGATTGATACCCAGTTCTTTAAACAATGCTTCAGAAATTCAGTTTCTTGACctctcttcaaatttatttcaaggGTCAATTCCTTTCCTTGGGAACATGAATAAACTTATCATGCTAAATCTAGGAGTGAATAATCTCTCTTCCACCACAGAGCTGAATCTTCAGGTATTCGATTCCCTCACAAACTGTACCCTATTGGAAAGCCTCATTCTGAATTCCAACAAACTGGCCGGCGACCTTCCAAGTTCAGTTGCAAATCTGTCAGCCCATCTTCAACATTTTTGCATTGAAAGCAATCTCTTTACTGGGAAATTACCCAGAGGAATTGATAAGTTTCAGAGCCTCATATCCTTGACTATGCAGCAAAATCTTTTCACAGGCGAGCTACCAAATTCCATAGGAAGACTCAACAAACTGCAGAGAATTTTTGTCCACGAAAACATGTTCTCAGGAGAAATTCCTAATATCTTTGGGAATCTTACACAATTGTATATGCTCACATTGGGATACAATCAGTTTTCTGGTAGAATCCCTGTGAGTATTGGTGAATGCCAGCAATTAAACACCCTGGGTCTATCTTGGAACAGGCTAAATGGCAGCATACCAATAGAGATTTTCTCACTCTCTGGTCTCAGTAAACTATGGTTAGAAAAAAATTCTCTGCAGGGTTCTCTCCCCATTGAAGTCGGTAGCCTGAAGCAGCTCTCCTTATTGAATGTTTCTGACAACCAGTTGTCCGGAAACATCACAGAAACAATTGGCAACTGCTTAAGTTTGCAGACTCTTAGCATGGCAAGAAATGGAATAATGGGCTCAATACCGGATAAAGTGGGCAAACTAGTGGCATTGAAGAGCTTGGATCTTTCTTCCAACAATCTCTCTGGCCCAATCCCCGAAGATTTAGGGAGTCTTAAGGTTTTGCAAAGCTTAAATTTGTCTTTCAATGACTTGGAAGGACAAGTTCCAAGGAGTGGGGTGTTCATGAATCTTAGCTGGGATTCTCTCCAAGGAAATGATATGCTTTGTGGAAGTGACCAAGAGGTTGCAGGGAGCTGA